In a genomic window of Salegentibacter salegens:
- a CDS encoding VCBS repeat-containing protein, with product MKKPCSLIFLLIFFVSCEQEKAPEDFLFEKLPEETTGLNFSNNLTETNALNILDYLYFYNGGGVAVGDINNDGLPDIYLTGNQVNNKLFLNKGKMQFEDITEKAGVSGESDWNTGVVMADVNADGFLDIYVCAVSGINGLNGINELFINNGDGTFTEKAEEFGLDFKNYSSTAAFFDFDNDGDLDMYLLNHAVHTVNTYGPADIRNKRIAESGDKLLRNDNGKFIDISEEAGIYGGANGYGLGLATADFNNDGFTDIYVSNDFHEDDYYYLNNGNGTFTETLKSKFGHVSRFSMGNDAADVNNDGFIDMLSLDMLPQDEKVLKASVSDDPRDLDKLKTEELGYHYQYARNMLQINQQGEYFQETGLLSGIAATDWSWAPLFADFDQDGFQDLYIATGIPKRPNDLDYIKYVSSNQIQKKINNTRLVDNEALEMMPSGKVHNYVFKGSASLNFTDQSGKWMARDSVISTGIAYGDLDNDGDLDIVSNNINANANIYENQSDSTSAYLKLSFNLKDKNTFGIGTKAIAWQDGKMQTRQLYNSKGFQSSSEPIIHFGFPKQEKLDSLLIIWPDNTFQKEFQLEINQHLEISQNQNLEEIDYKKLFPAPSPWFEKIDSLGGINFNHKENRYTDFDRQKLIPYQISDRGPAVAVGDLNADGLDDIYFGNSKFEPAEIYFQQKNTFKKQDFQLLKEDEKTENTSAFITDLNQDNKNELFVTSGGGEFYGEADALLDKIYSVENGELTAKELPQYFENTSVVKVSDLDGDGDLDIFVGGAAVSNDFGKLPSSYLLFNENGKFRIQKNPELEKAGMVTDAIWTDFDEDGLDDLIVIGEWMSPKFFRNNNGTLENTTAKMLDKELNGLWQTIIPFDINNDGKMDYLLGNWGLNTKFPASKEFPLKMYYSDFDKNGSTETIIAYAKNQKYYPANGLDELVGQLSYLRKKFPEYKDFAGKTIEDIFEKEVLQKAKLLKVHTMASGYLLNQDGKFIFNRFQNALQVAPILAFLKADFNKDNQDEVLVAGNYFGITPYHGRFDGMAGNMITQNGEILESVELGINLTQKSVRSLDLINFKGIDYLMVSLNNGKPEFYKLKK from the coding sequence ATGAAAAAGCCTTGTAGCCTGATATTTTTACTGATCTTTTTCGTTTCCTGTGAACAAGAAAAAGCACCTGAAGATTTTCTTTTTGAAAAACTTCCGGAAGAAACTACAGGTTTAAATTTTAGCAACAATCTTACCGAAACCAATGCCTTAAATATTTTAGATTACCTGTATTTCTACAATGGCGGTGGCGTTGCTGTTGGCGATATCAATAACGATGGCTTGCCCGATATTTATCTTACCGGAAACCAGGTAAATAACAAGCTTTTTCTCAATAAAGGAAAGATGCAGTTTGAAGATATTACCGAAAAGGCAGGGGTTTCAGGAGAATCAGACTGGAATACAGGTGTGGTTATGGCCGATGTGAATGCCGATGGTTTCCTGGATATTTATGTGTGTGCCGTTTCGGGAATTAACGGTTTAAACGGAATAAACGAATTATTCATCAATAATGGCGATGGCACTTTTACTGAAAAAGCGGAAGAATTCGGATTAGATTTTAAAAATTATTCTTCAACGGCTGCTTTTTTCGATTTTGACAATGATGGCGATTTGGATATGTACCTCCTAAATCACGCCGTACACACAGTAAACACTTACGGCCCGGCCGATATTCGCAATAAGCGCATTGCAGAAAGTGGCGATAAACTTTTAAGAAATGATAACGGTAAATTTATTGATATAAGTGAAGAAGCCGGAATTTACGGAGGCGCAAATGGTTATGGGCTCGGTCTTGCTACTGCCGACTTTAATAATGATGGCTTTACAGATATTTATGTGAGTAACGATTTTCACGAAGACGATTATTATTATTTGAATAATGGCAATGGTACTTTTACCGAAACCCTAAAATCAAAATTTGGTCATGTAAGTCGGTTTTCTATGGGAAATGACGCCGCCGATGTAAATAACGACGGTTTTATTGATATGCTTAGCCTGGATATGCTCCCTCAAGATGAAAAGGTTTTAAAAGCCTCTGTAAGTGACGATCCCCGAGATCTGGATAAACTTAAAACCGAAGAATTAGGCTATCACTACCAGTATGCCAGGAATATGCTGCAAATAAATCAGCAGGGAGAATATTTTCAGGAAACAGGGCTTTTAAGCGGGATTGCTGCTACCGATTGGAGTTGGGCTCCCCTATTCGCAGATTTTGACCAGGATGGCTTCCAGGACCTGTATATCGCCACCGGGATACCTAAACGCCCCAACGATCTAGATTATATAAAATATGTTTCCAGTAACCAGATTCAGAAAAAAATAAATAATACCCGTTTGGTAGATAATGAAGCCTTAGAGATGATGCCTTCGGGTAAAGTGCACAATTATGTTTTTAAAGGTTCTGCCAGCCTAAATTTCACCGATCAATCGGGGAAATGGATGGCTCGAGATTCTGTGATCTCCACAGGAATTGCTTATGGCGACCTGGACAATGATGGAGATTTAGATATTGTAAGTAACAATATTAATGCAAATGCGAATATTTATGAAAACCAGTCAGACTCGACTTCGGCATATTTAAAATTATCTTTTAACCTGAAAGATAAAAATACCTTCGGGATTGGCACCAAGGCAATTGCCTGGCAGGATGGAAAAATGCAAACCCGCCAGCTTTATAATTCAAAAGGCTTCCAGTCTTCATCAGAACCTATTATTCATTTTGGATTTCCAAAGCAAGAAAAGTTAGATTCTTTATTAATTATCTGGCCAGATAATACCTTTCAGAAAGAATTTCAGCTTGAAATAAATCAGCATTTAGAAATAAGCCAAAATCAAAATCTTGAAGAGATTGATTATAAAAAGCTTTTTCCTGCCCCATCACCCTGGTTTGAGAAAATTGATTCTTTAGGCGGAATTAACTTTAATCACAAAGAAAATAGATATACCGATTTTGACCGTCAAAAATTGATCCCTTACCAAATTTCAGATCGAGGACCGGCAGTTGCGGTTGGAGATTTGAACGCTGATGGTTTGGATGATATTTACTTCGGAAATTCAAAATTTGAACCCGCAGAAATTTATTTTCAGCAGAAGAACACCTTTAAAAAACAGGATTTTCAACTTTTGAAAGAAGATGAAAAAACCGAAAATACTTCAGCATTTATCACCGATCTTAATCAGGATAATAAGAATGAACTTTTTGTCACTTCAGGTGGTGGGGAATTCTACGGTGAGGCTGATGCTTTATTGGATAAAATTTATTCTGTTGAAAATGGGGAACTAACGGCTAAGGAATTGCCCCAATATTTTGAAAATACTTCGGTGGTTAAAGTTAGTGATCTAGACGGCGATGGCGATCTAGATATTTTTGTAGGCGGCGCCGCGGTTTCTAACGACTTTGGCAAACTACCTTCCTCCTATTTACTCTTTAATGAAAACGGTAAATTCAGGATTCAGAAAAATCCTGAACTCGAAAAAGCTGGAATGGTAACCGATGCAATTTGGACTGATTTTGACGAAGATGGCCTTGACGATTTAATCGTGATTGGAGAATGGATGTCGCCAAAATTTTTCAGAAATAATAACGGGACTTTAGAGAATACTACAGCAAAAATGCTGGATAAAGAACTAAACGGGCTGTGGCAAACAATTATTCCTTTTGATATAAATAACGACGGGAAAATGGATTATTTACTCGGAAACTGGGGCTTAAACACCAAATTTCCTGCTTCAAAAGAATTTCCGTTAAAAATGTATTATTCAGATTTCGACAAAAACGGAAGTACAGAAACAATTATAGCCTATGCTAAAAATCAAAAATATTATCCTGCAAATGGACTCGATGAGCTGGTAGGACAACTTTCATATTTGCGTAAGAAGTTCCCGGAGTACAAGGATTTTGCCGGGAAAACTATAGAAGATATTTTTGAGAAAGAAGTGCTACAAAAAGCTAAATTACTGAAAGTGCACACAATGGCTTCAGGATATTTGCTAAATCAGGATGGAAAGTTTATTTTTAACCGCTTTCAAAATGCACTGCAGGTAGCCCCTATTTTAGCCTTTTTAAAAGCCGATTTTAATAAAGATAATCAGGATGAAGTATTGGTTGCCGGGAATTATTTTGGAATAACCCCATATCACGGGAGGTTTGATGGAATGGCTGGAAATATGATCACGCAAAATGGAGAAATTCTGGAAAGTGTTGAGCTGGGAATAAATCTTACCCAAAAGAGCGTGAGGAGCCTTGATTTAATTAATTTTAAGGGGATTGATTATCTTATGGTGAGCCTGAATAATGGCAAACCTGAATTTTATAAATTGAAGAAGTAA